One Lepus europaeus isolate LE1 chromosome 7, mLepTim1.pri, whole genome shotgun sequence DNA segment encodes these proteins:
- the C7H11orf24 gene encoding LOW QUALITY PROTEIN: uncharacterized protein C11orf24 homolog (The sequence of the model RefSeq protein was modified relative to this genomic sequence to represent the inferred CDS: deleted 2 bases in 1 codon), giving the protein PPPSHQLRKPTTSSGPAPSTHLSSQVHTTSPTTQPGPASPTGAAGSLGTAQTPEQVGTRAMTGSASTGLTPGSSGDSPTPATDSCPPSTQDRYLVVTTKALSPSPVNRTFLVAVLVLGVTLFLTVLVLFALQAYESYRKKDYTQVDYLINGMYADSEM; this is encoded by the exons CCACCACCAAGCCACCAGCTGAGGAAGCCGACCACCAGCTCGGGGCCAGCGCCTTCCACCCACCTGAGCTCCCAGGTGCACACCACATCCCCCACGACACAGCCAGGCCCCGCCTCGCCCACTGGAGCGGCCGGCAGCCTGGGTACTGCCCAGACGCCGGAGCAGGTGGGGACCAGGGCCATGACCGGTTCTGCCTCCACTGGGCTGACGCCCGGTAGCTCAGGGGACTCGCCGACACCAGCCACAGACTCGTGCCCGCCCAGCACCCAGGACCGGTACCTGGTGGTCACCACCAAGGCCCTGAGCCCTTCTCCAGTGAACAGAACCTTCCTGGTGGCGGTGCTCGTGCTG GGGGTGACGCTGTTCCTCACAGTCCTGGTTCTGTTCGCCCTGCAAGCCTACGAGAGCTACAGGAAGAAGGACTATACGCAGGTGGACTACCTGATCAACGGCATGTACGCCGACTCGGAGATGTGA